In a single window of the Dreissena polymorpha isolate Duluth1 chromosome 3, UMN_Dpol_1.0, whole genome shotgun sequence genome:
- the LOC127873533 gene encoding 30S ribosomal protein S6-like isoform X1, which produces MEQAAQKRVVEQAVQEREVEQAVQKREMEQAAHHRVVDQAVQEREVDQVVQEREVEQATQEREVDQAVQERGVEQAAQQRVVEQAVQDQEVEQAAINRAGTTVSQDPFPPMETYQLAAPACRGGSFHWSYLWCSLLSISYWSYVCTTS; this is translated from the exons ATGGAACAAGCGGCTCAGAAGCGGGTAGTGGAACAAGCGGTTCAGGAACGGGAGGTGGAACAAGCGGTTCAGAAACGGGAAATGGAACAAGCGGCTCATCATCGGGTAGTGGATCAAGCGGTTCAGGAACGGGAGGTGGATCAAGTGGTTCAGGAACGGGAAGTGGAACAAGCGACTCAGGAACGGGAA GTGGATCAAGCGGTTCAGGAACGGGGGGTGGAACAAGCGGCTCAGCAGCGGGTAGTGGAACAGGCGGTTCAGGACCAGGAAGTGGAACAGGCGGCAATAAATCGGGCAGGTACGACAGTTTCGCAGGATCCTTTTCCGCCGATGGAAACTTATCAGCTGGCGGCACCAGCATGCCGTGGTGGCTCATTCCATTGGTCGTATCTTTGGTGCTCTTTGTTGTCAATCTCATACTGGTCTTATGTGTGTACAACAAGCTGA
- the LOC127875089 gene encoding uncharacterized protein LOC127875089, translated as MVKVKVDVAAILSEPVLSVYREDLKNAFTVGIEPVTSWLLGGHHILYATATSGFGVTVQFVKTPNAKPIPRQCPICVVKGNTTVYLRVTDHVRWVQALTADPMKPLMSEARAKTGRKVKMIKPRNYYSCWLCDRSVIDRLRHLEQEHKMEAGTFNFVYTRGPFPESRENFRKGDQQTRHS; from the exons AtggttaaagtgaaagtagatgtCGCCGCCATTTTGAGTG aaccagtacttagtgtctatagggaagatctaaagaacgctttcacagtggggatcgaacccgtgacctcctggttgctaggcggacaccatatcctttacgCCACAGCTACCTCAGGGTTTGGGGTAACGGTACAGTTTGTCAAG ACACCAAACGCAAAGCCTATCCCAAGGCAATGCCCCATTTGCGTGGTAAAAGGCAACACGACTGTGTACCTCCGGGTAACAGACCACGTTCGCTGGGTGCAAGCGCTGACGGCAGACCCCATGAAGCCGTTGATGTCAGAGGCACGTGCTAAGACCGGTCGGAAAGTGAAGATGATAAAGCCGAGGAATTACTACTCTTGCTGGCTGTGCGACCGGTCGGTGATTGACCGGCTGCGTCATCTAGAACAGGAGCACAAAATGGAGGCTGGGacattcaattttgtttacacaaGAGGGCCGTTTCCGGAAA GTCGCGAAAACTTCAGGAAAGGTGACCAGCAGACTCGCCACTCATGA
- the LOC127873533 gene encoding uncharacterized protein LOC127873533 isoform X2, translating into MEQAAQKRVVEQAVQEREVEQAVQKREMEQAAHHRVVDQAVQEREVDQAVQERGVEQAAQQRVVEQAVQDQEVEQAAINRAGTTVSQDPFPPMETYQLAAPACRGGSFHWSYLWCSLLSISYWSYVCTTS; encoded by the exons ATGGAACAAGCGGCTCAGAAGCGGGTAGTGGAACAAGCGGTTCAGGAACGGGAGGTGGAACAAGCGGTTCAGAAACGGGAAATGGAACAAGCGGCTCATCATCGGGTAGTGGATCAAGCGGTTCAGGAACGGGAG GTGGATCAAGCGGTTCAGGAACGGGGGGTGGAACAAGCGGCTCAGCAGCGGGTAGTGGAACAGGCGGTTCAGGACCAGGAAGTGGAACAGGCGGCAATAAATCGGGCAGGTACGACAGTTTCGCAGGATCCTTTTCCGCCGATGGAAACTTATCAGCTGGCGGCACCAGCATGCCGTGGTGGCTCATTCCATTGGTCGTATCTTTGGTGCTCTTTGTTGTCAATCTCATACTGGTCTTATGTGTGTACAACAAGCTGA